The genomic interval TTCGAACTTATAAGCTGACCTAAAGCAGTTCGAAATTCCCGTACCCCGTGGATTTGTTGTGGAAAGCCCCGATGAAGCCAAGTCAGTAGTAGCGAAGATTGGTCAGTTCTACTACCTGTGGCATCTCAATCAAAGACCTAACTGGTATTAGGTGCCCCGTCACTACTTAAGGCCCAAGTACTTGCCGGCGGGCGAGGAAAGGGAAGCTTCGATAGTGACAACAAAGGAGGAGTTCGCATCGTCCAATCGTAAGCTTGGCAACCATCCCTTTCCAACTGTCTCACTGACTGCCACTCCAGGCCCAAGGAAGCATTTAAAAATGCCAGTAATATGCTTGGATATCACCTCACAACGAAACAAACACCATCGGGTGGTCTGCTAGTGAATAAATTGTATATCTACAAGGCTGTCGATATTGCAAGGGAATTCTACCTTGCCGTGACCTTTGACCGCGAGCAGTACAGCCCAGTTCTTCTTATTTCTGGTGATGGAGGAGTCGACATAGAATCCAACATGGACAAGTTGCATCGATTCTGGTTCCGGCTCTCCGAGGGAGTCAGTCCCGAGATAATCGCTAGCATCCAGACCCTCCTGCACTTCAACTTCCATGAGATGGATATCCTTCGGCCACTAATATACCAGATGATAATTCTCTTTCAAGAAAAGGACGCTACTCTAATCGAGCTGAATCCGCTCGTTCAGACTCCGGCAGGAGACTTTGTCTGCCTGGACGCCAAGTTCAACTTTGACAACGCGGCCAAATTCAGACAGGATGAAATTTTCAGTCTTGCAGAGCGGTCtcaagaagaggaggaggaacaCGATGCAGCTAGATTGGGTCTCTCCTATGTTCGGTTGGATGGCAATATTGGGAATATTGTCAATGGTGCAGgtctggcgatggcgacgaaCGACCTCATTGGTGTCTATGGGGGAAAGAGTGCAAATTTCTTGGATATTGGAGGAGGTGCTACCAAGGGTACCCTTTCAAAGGCGTTTGAGATTTTGAAAAAGGATGCTCGGATAAGAGGGATTTTGATCAATATCTATGGTGGTAAGTATGAGACTTGGtatggaagaaaaagaagttTTTAACGGACATAGGGATTGTGCGATGTGATATGATTGCCGAGTCTATTAttgctgcagctgctgaACTGGGCGGGTTCGACATCCCTGTGGTGGTTCGTCTACAGGGGACCAACAGCGATAAAGCGCTGGAGATGGTGAGTATCTGTCGCAATTAAGAAAGCATATCATTGACGGACGATGGTTGTAGATTTCAAAAGCTGACTTGGATAACTTGACTGTGGATGCGGACTTTGAGTCTGCTGCTCGGATGATTGTTCACCTCACAACCTGATGTGGCACTGCGTCTCGGAAAATGGAGTTTGTCGGGTTTATTCTTCGCCCATTAGTTCCAATATAGCACAAACCAACGAAAAAGGAACAGGGAAACATCCTGTTTGGCATCACGAAAAAGGAACAGGGAAACATCCTGTTTGGCATCACGCATTCATGAAGTCTAACATTGCAATGAATTTATTGATAAAATTCATCGAGGATCATGATCATTAAGCTGGTACACCGTCTTCATGGCTCTCATAGTATCGTCGGTCCATCCCAGCCTGTAGTCGCGCTTCTTCATTAAACGGCCCCCGTATAGGGCCCCTGAAATGCTTCTGGACGTTGGACCGGAACACCCGCACAGGATCGGTTCCTTCTTGGCTACAGATCCACGTTAACCAACGATGCCCCGTAGTGACATGTGTGATTTCATCGTTATGGATCACCTCGAGCGACTTGACACTCTCAGCATCTCCGGCATTGCGAAATTTCTGGATGGTCATAGGATTCACGTCAAGACCCCGGGCTTCATGAACAAGGGCAATGATGCTGATTCTGGCCCGAAGGTCATACGCTGTTTCTATGGCAGAGTCCCAGAGGCTGTGATGTACCGGAAGCGCGCCGAAAGAAGAGCCCAGTTCTTCGAGGCGGGcgcggagaagagaaaagtgCTTTGCTTCGTCGCTGGCGACCTTGAGCCAATCATGGAAGAATGCACGTGGAAGTTCCTGTGAGTTTCCGTTTGTGTGAAATGTTGAGAATCGAACGCAGATATCGATGGCCAGATCAATAGCCCACAGTTCGATATTGGCTAGAGCGTGCAGCATGGCGATTCGGCTTTTAAGTGTTCCGCCTCGCCCGGACTTTGGCATGGTGCCTGGTGTTACCGTGGTCAAGTTTTCTCGTGGTGGATTAGCTGGAGGCGTAATTGTGCCTCTGCCCAGAGGCATCGGCGAGTCCGTGTTCTCTCGGCTGGTAAATGTGGAGAAGAGATAGATAGTAAGTTCAATCTTGTGCTCGGGATTGGCGGTGTTCAAGATATGCACAGTCCAGTCACATAATGTCGCACTTTGATCCAAGTAATGTGCTGCTCCAGGATCTTGCGGGGGAGTAGGATTTTGTGTTGATGGTTGCTCGTGCTTCaacttggccttctcgcTCACAGGCTCAATTTTGGACAGTTGAATGCGGCCTTCATTCTCGGCCGGGTATTGTAGTAGAACGGACTCCCCACTGGCATCGACGGGGAATGTGCATGCTTTGATTCCCACACTGGATTCCCCAGTCTCCACATTGAAATCGTACGCATGCCACGGGCACGACACAACGTACGCCGAGTCTTCGATATCAACGTGTGAGTCTGCCATCGGTCCGCCAGCATGCGGACATTCAGCCTCCATTGCATAATAAGACCACCCGTCGCTAGTTTCGTTGGGCCTTGAGGTTGACTGGTCAATTGACGGCAGGCGGAATAACACCAGCCGTTTGCCGTTCGAGAGATGGAGCACATATCGTGCTTGGATAAAGGCGGGCAGCAGCCCGCAGTTGATCCACATTTCCACTGGCCGATGGACTGTTGTGTTGAAGTGTTCTCCTCGGCGCTGATGGAGGTGATTTTGAAGATCACGTGAGACAGTAGATGCGCTAAGCCAGATACGGCCAAATAGATCTATAGGAACAACGAGCATCGATTGGAGGGAAAATCAATGATTATTGGCCTTCTGATGACATTGAGCTAGTTGAATATGTAATATAATGCGGTGGGATCTGCCCAGATCGAGTTCCCAGATTTGATGGATGAACAAGAGACTTTCAAAATCTTCCGGGCCctgcattcttcatcttcaaagCGCCATGGTGCCGGGTGTTGTCTCAAATGCTTTGTCCAAAAGCTGCAGACCGCTAATTAGCAGATCTTCAGT from Penicillium psychrofluorescens genome assembly, chromosome: 5 carries:
- a CDS encoding uncharacterized protein (ID:PFLUO_007390-T1.cds;~source:funannotate); this translates as MLGYHLTTKQTPSGGLLVNKLYIYKAVDIAREFYLAVTFDREQYSPVLLISGDGGVDIESNMDKLHRFWFRLSEGVSPEIIASIQTLLHFNFHEMDILRPLIYQMIILFQEKDATLIELNPLVQTPAGDFVCLDAKFNFDNAAKFRQDEIFSLAERSQEEEEEHDAARLGLSYVRLDGNIGNIVNGAGLAMATNDLIGVYGGKSANFLDIGGGATKGTLSKAFEILKKDARIRGILINIYGGIVRCDMIAESIIAAAAELGGFDIPVVVRLQGTNSDKALEMISKADLDNLTVDADFESAARMIVHLTT
- a CDS encoding uncharacterized protein (ID:PFLUO_007391-T1.cds;~source:funannotate); amino-acid sequence: MEAECPHAGGPMADSHVDIEDSAYVVSCPWHAYDFNVETGESSVGIKACTFPVDASGESVLLQYPAENEGRIQLSKIEPVSEKAKLKHEQPSTQNPTPPQDPGAAHYLDQSATLCDWTVHILNTANPEHKIELTIYLFSTFTSRENTDSPMPLGRGTITPPANPPRENLTTVTPGTMPKSGRGGTLKSRIAMLHALANIELWAIDLAIDICVRFSTFHTNGNSQELPRAFFHDWLKVASDEAKHFSLLRARLEELGSSFGALPVHHSLWDSAIETAYDLRARISIIALVHEARGLDVNPMTIQKFRNAGDAESVKSLEVIHNDEITHVTTGHRWLTWICSQEGTDPVRVFRSNVQKHFRGPIRGPFNEEARLQAGMDRRYYESHEDGVPA